A genomic window from Lycium barbarum isolate Lr01 chromosome 4, ASM1917538v2, whole genome shotgun sequence includes:
- the LOC132638485 gene encoding uncharacterized protein LOC132638485 isoform X1 translates to MAKTQVLDRRSTNSGSKVPSSIFRCTSRTSRNHFLDATFSHALNHQPMIQTPKNFPLLSAGFHDWGMGHQPTRRLLKQLELSQAIAMKKYSSYIHAYNPL, encoded by the exons ATGGCTAAGACTCAAGTACTCGACCGACGCAGTACAAACTCTGGATCTAAAGTACCATCAAGCATATTTCGATGCACGTCAAGAACTTCAAG GAACCATTTTCTAGACGCAACATTCAGCCATGCGCTTAACCATCAGCCGATGATTCAAACTCCTAAAAATTTCCCTCTGCTTTCAG CAGGATTTCATGATTGGGGAATGGGCCATCAACCAACAAGAAGACTTCTCAAACAACTTGAACTATCACAAGCAATTGCAATGAAGAAATACTCAAGCTACATACATGCATACAATCCTCTTTAA
- the LOC132638485 gene encoding uncharacterized protein LOC132638485 isoform X2, translated as MAKTQVLDRRSTNSGSKVPSSIFRCTSRTSRNHFLDATFSHALNHQPMIQTPKNFPLLSGFHDWGMGHQPTRRLLKQLELSQAIAMKKYSSYIHAYNPL; from the exons ATGGCTAAGACTCAAGTACTCGACCGACGCAGTACAAACTCTGGATCTAAAGTACCATCAAGCATATTTCGATGCACGTCAAGAACTTCAAG GAACCATTTTCTAGACGCAACATTCAGCCATGCGCTTAACCATCAGCCGATGATTCAAACTCCTAAAAATTTCCCTCTGCTTTCAG GATTTCATGATTGGGGAATGGGCCATCAACCAACAAGAAGACTTCTCAAACAACTTGAACTATCACAAGCAATTGCAATGAAGAAATACTCAAGCTACATACATGCATACAATCCTCTTTAA